The genomic interval TGGATGCCTGAGCCTGCTGCGCCATCGTTGCGGCGGCTGAACCTGGCCTTGCAGGGCGGCGGTTCCCACGGGGCGCTGACCTGGGGTGTGCTCGACGCCTTGCTGGAGGACGGCCAGTGGCAGTTTGACGGAGTGAGCGGAACCAGCGCTGGCGCCATGAACGCCGTGGCCCTGGCCCACGGCTTTGCCGCAGCGGCGCAGCAGAACAAAGACCCGCACGACGCGCATCTCGCGGGCTGCGCCATCGCCCGGGAAACGCTGACACGTCTTTGGGAAGGCGTGGGCACGCTGGGCAGTCTGATGTGGGGTTCGCCGCTGTCGGCTGCGAACCCGATGATGGGCATGATGCGCCAGTGGCTTTCGCCCTATCAGACGAACCCGCTCAACATCAACCCCTTGCGCCGCCTGCTGGAACGCGAGGTGGATTTCGACTTGCTGTGCGCCGCACACCGCGCAAGCGCCGCAGGCGGCGGGCCCAAGGTGTTTGTGTGTGCCACCAATGTGCGCACCGGGCGGGGGGAGATCTTCTCGGGGCCGCGGCTCAGTGCGGACGCGGTGATGGCCTCGGCCTGCCTGCCGCTGCTGTTCAAGGCAGTAGAGATCGACGGCCAGCACTACTGGGACGGCGGGTACTCGGGCAACCCGGCCTTGCACCCGCTGATCTACCAGACCGAGACCTCGGACATTCTGCTCGTGCAGATCAACCCCATCGAACATCTGGATCTCCCCCATTC from Acidovorax sp. FHTAMBA carries:
- a CDS encoding patatin-like phospholipase family protein, with amino-acid sequence MPEPAAPSLRRLNLALQGGGSHGALTWGVLDALLEDGQWQFDGVSGTSAGAMNAVALAHGFAAAAQQNKDPHDAHLAGCAIARETLTRLWEGVGTLGSLMWGSPLSAANPMMGMMRQWLSPYQTNPLNINPLRRLLEREVDFDLLCAAHRASAAGGGPKVFVCATNVRTGRGEIFSGPRLSADAVMASACLPLLFKAVEIDGQHYWDGGYSGNPALHPLIYQTETSDILLVQINPIEHLDLPHSGPEIMERMNEVTFNASLLAELRAIEFVRRLLAEGKLDARRYKSVRMHRIDGGAVLAPFGADSKTRADMAFVRKLFELGRTAGQSWLQAHRQDVGVRPTIKIADNA